The segment CCGGACGGCCGAGGGCTCAGACCCCGATGGCCGCCTCGACCGCACCGGCCGCCCGCCGCAGCTCCTCCACGAGCGCGGGCAGCTGGTGCCGGTCGTACCTGACGCTGGGGAACGACACCGACAGGCCGGCCACGGGTGCGCCGTCACCACCCTGGACCGGGACGCCGACGGCGACGATGCCCCGCTCCGAGCGCTCGTTGTTGACGTCGAAGCCCGACTTCCTGACCCGGGCCAGGTCCTTCGCGAGCCGGGCGAGGTCCGGACGCTCGGCGGGCCGTTCGGCGTAGTCCTCCACCGGGTAGAGGGCCTCGACCTCCGCCCGGTCGAGGGCCGCGAGCAGCACGAGGCCGCCGGTGGTGCGGTGGGCCGGGAACGCCATCCCCTCGCGAGAGCCGACCCGCAGCGCCTCCGTGCTCTCCACGCTCGCCGCGAAGCGGGCGGTGGCGCCGGTGCGGACGGTGAGGTTGGCCGTCTCCCCCACCACGTCCACCAGCTGCTGGAGGTGCGGCAGCGCGGCTGCGCGCAGCTGGGACGTCCCCGCCTGCGAGTGACGCGCGAGTGCCAACACCGGACCGGGGTGGTACTTCCGCTCGTCGTCCTGCGCGGCGAAGTCGCGGTAGACCAGGGTCGCGAGCAGCCGGTGCGCCGTCGAGCGAGCGACACCCAGCCGGTCGGCGACCTGGCTGACGGTGAGCGGACCCTCCATCTGCAGCATCACCGCGGCCCGGAGGGCGTGGTCGGCGCTGGAGACGACGTACGCCGGTGGCGTCTTGAGCTCTCGTGCGGCCATGCGCCCCTCCGG is part of the Nocardioides cavernae genome and harbors:
- a CDS encoding IclR family transcriptional regulator, producing the protein MAARELKTPPAYVVSSADHALRAAVMLQMEGPLTVSQVADRLGVARSTAHRLLATLVYRDFAAQDDERKYHPGPVLALARHSQAGTSQLRAAALPHLQQLVDVVGETANLTVRTGATARFAASVESTEALRVGSREGMAFPAHRTTGGLVLLAALDRAEVEALYPVEDYAERPAERPDLARLAKDLARVRKSGFDVNNERSERGIVAVGVPVQGGDGAPVAGLSVSFPSVRYDRHQLPALVEELRRAAGAVEAAIGV